The segment AAGATTTTTCTTGTTCTCATTATTTCCTTCAGTGTCTACCTTGCATGTctaaaactttaatttctttttaagttaGATATGacagtcttttccttctctacatgaCCTCTAGTTGTCTGGCATTACTAGATTGAAATAAGTTTGAACTTCACTTATAAAACTTTGAACGTATAATGAACATTTTTAACACTGCAAATTCAACTGCTTTGCTTCCACTTCTGACAATTTTTAAGCCTATAATTTCTGACTTCCAGGGggatgttttacttctttttctataatatctatttcctttctcccttctttcctttctccttcccttcttctctttccactgtctccttcctcttcctcctctttcatctCTCTGATGGCTACTATTGGCAGACTTTATTTCAGAATATCCTTGATTAGAAACTATTTTTCAGACTGTTTCCTAAGTCTGTGCTCTTCAATCAGTCTGAGATAAAAGCCAGACATTTATGTCCAAACCTCACTTGTTCCTTGGATAGCTTactcaaatttttctttaaattaatctTACATTTCACATGTCCTAAAGctgggtaaagcgtctgcctacaatgcagtgagaccccggttcaatccctgggttgggaagatcccttggagaaggaaatggcaacccactccagtagtcttgcctggaaaatcccatgaacggagaagcatggtaggctacagtccatggggttgcaaagagtcagacatgactgagccacttcaaaGCTGAGTCCATTGGCACACTGATAAACAAATACTTCtcacacatttcttttttgttttttttattttttattttttttttactttacaatattgtattggttttgccatacatttattttttcatctgtgtttCAAAACAAACTTGATTAAATATAACTTGTGAGTATTAAGCTGACAAATGTTTTTCTCTTGAATCCTTCATTTGATTTATGGCTTTATCAACCATGCAGTCTTCCAAGCTGGAAAACTTTCTCATCTCTGTCCACTACATTGCTTGAATTGAGATTGTAATTGTGTGCTTTATCTCTATCTTATGGACCATAATGAAACCTTTACTATTGTTTGCTTGAATGCTATTCTTGAGTAATTGCTTGTCACTCATCTTGTATGTAAAAGTTAATTTATTCACTGCTTTATTATATTCCTCATAAAGCAAAATTGATATATTACTTTCTTATAATTTCTCTTGGCTCAGTAATAGTTAACTCTTAAATGTGCAATAAATATCTTCACTACTGGGCGCCTAACATTCACTCTAAATTAATATCCTCCTATTGTTCCCATTATACACCATTTTTGCCTCTCAAATGTCTCAAAAGTGAGAAATCATGATATCAAGAGCAAAGTTGTCTCAAATCATTTTTATGGcatctcatttatttctttgtaatagcatttattaagtttcattaaaatttgtatgtttttatatcTCTCTATGATACTGGCCTGGAGGTTCTTAGAAATTTGGGAGCTATGTTTCTTGTATTTCTATTCTCAATGCCCAGAATATCCCTTGAAACATAGTCAACACTTATTAGATATGTATTAACTCAATTATTTGTTAatcatattaattaaaataataaattctgattattaaaaaaaaccagcTAACTAttaagaacctattgtatagcacagtgaactctagtcagtactctataatggcctatatggaaaaagaatcttaaaaaacaaaagtatgtatatgtaaaactgattcattttgctgaaactaatacaacattgtaaatcaactatactccaataaaaagttaaataaaaaatcaatagcaagcttaaaaaaagaagatttaaTACAGGGAATTAGATTGCTGTTCcattgctaagtcgtgtgtgactctttgcaaccccatgaactgcagcacaccagtcctccctgtccctcattatctcctggagattgtccaagttcattttcatttagtcagtgatcctatccaaccatctcatcctctgctgccctcttctccttttgccctcaatctttcccagcattaaagtcttttcccatgagtcggctgtttgcatcaggtgacaaaaatattggagcttctgcttcagcattagtccttccaatgagtattcagggttgatttcctttaggattcactggtttgatctccttgcagtccaagggactctcaagagtattctccaaggtcacagtttgaaagcatcaattctttggcgctcagccttctttatggtccaactatcacatccgtacatgatacTGCAATTAGATATatagtattaatatattaatatatcctaAAAGAGactaaagatgaaaaaagaaaatgctgagCTAACCAGAGTGAAAAATGCTGAGTAACCCAGAGTAAAAACTGCAAGTTACAATATCTCAAGGGAGCAAAAGGCAAAAGGTGGTGTTACCAGAACATTGGAGCTCAGAAGAAGGAAGACCACATATCTAATGCTCATATGTCCAAGGAGAACTGTCAAATAATCCTCCTGGAGAGATTAAGACAATTTCTGGATTGTCCAATACTgctcatttattttctgaaatgttgTCAATTTTGCCTAAAACACCAAGTAAAATCATGTAGTGTTCCTTATTCACTTCTGTTTGTTGTCTCTATGTCAATTTCATTTTcatctaaatttatttatctcATACTCTGTTATTTTAAaggtcttaaaaatattttaaaataaaaaaaattttttttgttcccTTCTTTAGAGAACTTTCTAATACAATTTTTCATCTAAGTACTTAAggtgtttttcctcttctgttattCTGCAAATATATTGCATAGGTCATTTTTTAGTATCTTTAGAAGAGATTTAACAAAGTTTGGGATTTTATAACAGACAGTAAATTTTAGCCTCTGCGACAATCCACAGGATTTTCTCTTTAGCACATGGGAGGTAAGAGATTCCTTTTATAAGCTAAGGAAAGGTGTAGACACTTTACATAGAAACAGTTGTAATGTTTTAGGTTAAAACATGGTTTTCTTCATAGTTCTCTCTGATGCCATTACAAAATTCCTTGCCCCTAGTGAGccctcagaaaataaaaagtggaatTAGTAAGATCTTTTGAAAAggacataaagagaaaaaaattactagGATGAAAACTAGGATGAAAATATTTATCATGAGATGTTATATTATCCACGTCTGTGAAGCCCAAGTCCTAGACAGTCGACTGTGATTTGAGTAACAGTAACAACAGAGCAAATACGATGGTGTAACCTGAAACAACTCCAAGGGAAAATGTGATTCAGCAAATGTTTCAAGATTGGTAGAATCTGAAGAAGATTTTGGAGAGTCATCTAACAGCTACGTGGCTAGTAGTAAAAGAGGTTGTTGATAGGAAGTATTATAGGAGGAAAAAAGTAGCACAGAGATAATAAAATAACAGCTAAAATTTGCTAAGTGCTAACTACATACCAGGCTCTGGTTTAAGGCCTTTTCAGATATCAGTTCATGTGATCCTCATAACAAATTTCTgagaatgttgctgctgctgctgctttgttATTCCAATTATACAGATGACatttcagtcgcgtccgactctttgtaaccccacggactgtagccctccaggttcctctgtccatgggattctctaggcaagaatactggagtgggttgccatgcccttctccagatcttcccaacccagggatcgaacccatgtctcttatgtctcctcttttgtcaggcagattctttaccacagcaccacctgggaagtcccacagaaATGAGTAAGTACATTTAATAACTATGCAAAGTTACTTATAGCCTGAAAGAGGCAGAGCCTGAACTGAAACCCAGTCAGAGCTCAGAGCCTTCACCATGGTCCTCTACAGACTGCTACTACAGAAAGGGCTAAGTtatagcatcagatcagatcagatcagatcagtcactcagtcatgtccaactctttgcgaccccatgaatcgcagcacgccaggcctccctgtccatcaccaactcccggagttcactcagactcacgtccatcaagtcagtgatgccatccagccatctcatcttctgtcatccccttctcctcctgcccccaatccctcccagcatcagagtcttttccaatgagtcaactcttcgcatgaccaCTAATCAGGGCTGTTACAAAGGTGATACATACATGAGGTGGACTAGATAACATCTAGaactttttcttctctaagaatCTAAAAAATTCAGAGACTTACTATTAAagcacaagaaaaaagaaagtttaatttCCCTCATAGCCTCCCCTAAGACAAATCACAGATAAAAGATGAAATATAATTACTCTTCTTTGCACATTTAACACCAGAAAGGCTTCAGTGTAGCCTAGAATAAAGCCCAGGAGTTCAATTTTACCACACTCCTTGTATCCCAAGGGATGGTTCCAGTTTGTGCTAAAGCAGAGGACAAGGGTCTACGTTTCAACAGAGAGGCCAGAATAGGTGAGCCCAAAGCCTGGACCCTGGAGACACTCTGGGAGACTGTTGCCCATCATTCCTTCTAGAAAAGAACTCTGACAAAATTACTCATGAGAACGACTGTATCCCCTCAAGGCACAGCATGTAATGAGTCTCAACAATTACTCTGACTTTGGCCGGAATTAAGACATGGGAGAGTCATGTTTCAAGAGACTTTATAACCTAGTGAACCACTCACAGTTTTCTCTATCATATGACCCATCATGCTTCCTTGAGGAGGAAACTAGAGTCCTCATCTTTAGCCCCCATCCAGGCCAACTCCTTCTGGCTCTTCTGCTCCACAGCGGGAAAACTCAGGGCTCCTCTTTTCAAATCATTCCAGTCCTGTGTCTTCTGCCTCAGAAACACAGGACCAGAGACCCTCCTCTAGGACTACTACTAACACATTCTCCAGCATGCCTGCCTCCAGAAAGGAAAGCTAACAGGTACTAACTGGACCCGCTGCCTGTAGACTCTCCATTCATGAAAGAGGAGTGAAGGCCACAGGACTAAGTCCCTTTTGGAAGTGTCTGAGCTGACTCCCCAGGTAGAAGCTGTGGATGTTGGAGAAGAAACTTTTTACAACAGTAATACCAGGGGATTAAATAGCCAGTAACTACACTACATGCATAATCTCCTTTGACCCTCACAATCCCAGGAGAGGTAAGCaaaattattgccattttacCAGATGAAAAAAATGGTGAATTGAATTGTCTTCACAGATGTAGAGGCAAAACAGGGACCCAAAGCTTGGCCTGAATTCAGAACCCAAGGTCTCCTGATTGgatgaagagaaaaagaggaagggaggagagaggagagaggggagacagagaggagagagggagagagacactcCCCTCCTGACAATGGTTATTCCTAGGCCCTTATCCATGAAAACAGGGTGAGGAAAGGGTAGTTTTGATTTGGTTATGCCATTCCTCATCTACTTCCTGAGATAatactctgtgtgtgtacatatgcatgcatgcagatGAACCCACAAAAGCCTGTTGCCTCTGAGAATAGCTACAAACCTTGCACTCCCATATTCAACAGTGCATGTTAACAGACCCCTtaagaaaaataagttatttcTCTGACAAAGCAACAATAGGTCAAAGCACTTAAGAGGGCATTTCTTTCACCTGAACCCCTAATACCACAGGGAAGAATTTGGCTTCTTCTGAAAAACTGTCTTCAGCATCTTCACACTCATGGGACAAGTATCTTAGAACATAAACACTTTCCAGGAAAATGGATTTcagcagcccagcatttcctggAACTCTGACTCACGGTCTCTGTTCATAGCATTCTTGCTGATGAACCTCCTGGCTCCTCTCCCGGGGACATATGGTTCTTTTACTTCTCCCTTCAAGATTTCAGCAGAAATCATCTCTCTCTGTGATCTGCGATGGCACCTTAGCATCTAACTCTGTCTTCTGTATTGAATACATGGATgaaatttttatacttttcacaTTTTGTACTTTTTCCAGGTCTAACAAAGTAGCACATGCAATATAAAAATTAGTATTTGTTAGCTGATTAAATTCTAGAGATGTGATGGTTCTGGGGTGGAGGAGGATGAGCACCTCCGATTCACAGATTGCTCAGTTTTTATTCATGAGTGTCCAGAGATAATTCTTGATTAGTCCTACCAATCAATAAAGATATTTCCCCCCAAATATTGGTTATCTCCAGATTTAGTTAACTCAGTTATAGAGATGGTTGGTCATGTGAGTCAAAAACGGTGGGTAAGAAAGATCAATACACACAATAACCACACTAATAATTCTGGATTCCTCTCCCCTTTCCTGCTAAAGGATCCATGAGAGAAGACAACCAATCTTCTACCTTCAATTTCATTCTCCTGGGAGTTACTGGCCAGCAAAAACAGGAAgacttctttttcttacttttcctGTTCATTTACCCCATCACATTGATTGGAAACCTGCTCATCATCTTGGCCATTCACTCTGACATTCGCCTCCACAACCCCATGTATTTTCTTCTTGCCAACCTCTCCTTTGTTGACATCTTCTTCTCCTCTGTAACCATCCCTAAGACGCTGGCCAACCACCTCCTGGGCACCAAAGCCATCTCCTTTGGAGGATGCCTAACACAAATGTATTTTATGATTGCCTTGGGTAACACAGATAGTTATATCCTGGCTTCAATGGCCTATGATCGAGCTGTGGCCATCACCCGCCCACTTCATTACACAACAATCATGAGCCCACGGACTTGTGTCCTGCTAGTCATTGGGTCTTGGGTGGTTGGAAATGCCAATGCCCTCCCCCACACTCTGCTCACAGCTAGCCTGTCCTTCTGTGGAAACCAGGAAGTGGCCAACTTCTACTGTGACATTACCCCTTTGCTCAAGCTGTCCTGTTCTGACATCCACTTTAATGTGAAGATGATGTACCTGGGGGTTGGTGTTTTCTCCATGCCATTACCATGCATCATCATCTCTTATGTTTGGGTCTTTTCCACAGTCTTACGGGTTCCATCCACCAAAGGTGTGCtcaaagccttctccacctgtggctcCCACCTCACCGTTATATCTCTGTATTATGGGACAGTCATGGGCATGTACTTCCGCCCTCTGACTAGTTATAACCTAAAGGATGCAGTGATAACTGTGATGTACATAGCGGTGACCCCAATGTTAAATCCTTTCATCTATAGTCTGAGGAATCGGGACATGAAGGCTGCCCTGGGGAAACTCATCAGCAGGAGAATTTTTTCACAACCAATGTGAGGTC is part of the Bubalus kerabau isolate K-KA32 ecotype Philippines breed swamp buffalo chromosome 4, PCC_UOA_SB_1v2, whole genome shotgun sequence genome and harbors:
- the LOC129649466 gene encoding olfactory receptor 1A1; the protein is MREDNQSSTFNFILLGVTGQQKQEDFFFLLFLFIYPITLIGNLLIILAIHSDIRLHNPMYFLLANLSFVDIFFSSVTIPKTLANHLLGTKAISFGGCLTQMYFMIALGNTDSYILASMAYDRAVAITRPLHYTTIMSPRTCVLLVIGSWVVGNANALPHTLLTASLSFCGNQEVANFYCDITPLLKLSCSDIHFNVKMMYLGVGVFSMPLPCIIISYVWVFSTVLRVPSTKGVLKAFSTCGSHLTVISLYYGTVMGMYFRPLTSYNLKDAVITVMYIAVTPMLNPFIYSLRNRDMKAALGKLISRRIFSQPM